In one window of Calypte anna isolate BGI_N300 chromosome 1, bCalAnn1_v1.p, whole genome shotgun sequence DNA:
- the CBX6 gene encoding chromobox protein homolog 6 encodes MELSAVGERVFAAESIIKRRIRKGRIEYLVKWKGWAIKYSTWEPEENILDSRLIAAFEQKERERELYGPKKRGPKPKTFLLKARAQAEALHIGDVHFSVKPGSSTSSPKLHSSAAVHRLKKDIRRCHRMSRRPLPRPDPQNGGSMGGGAGIRPPVSPFSETVRIINRKVKPREPKRSRIILNLKVIDKGGKPANGAGGLARPKIPSRNRVIGKSKKFSESVLRTQIRHMKFGAFSLYNKPSAAPTPSLESKGEAEGSQAASCGLIMGSTPYDAPSSSSSGCPSPAPHSSSDPDDSPPKLLPETLSPAIPDWRESEVLDLSIPPESAATSKRSPPGGCGGGQTPSLSLSSSDPEQEAGDWRPEMSPCSNVVVTDVTSNLLTVTIKEFCNAEDFEKVAAGGGGGGSK; translated from the exons ATGGAGCTGTCTGCAGTGGGGGAGCGCGTCTTCGCCGCCGAGTCCATCATCAAGCGGCGCATCCGAAAG GGGCGCATCGAGTACCTGGTGAAATGGAAAGGCTGGGCCATCAA GTACAGCACCTGGGAACCCGAGGAGAACATCCTGGACTCCCGCCTCATCGCAGCCTTCGAGCAGAA GGAACGAGAGCGTGAGCTGTACGGGCCCAAGAAGAGAGGACCCAAGCCCAAAACTTTTCTCCTGAAG GCTCGGGCCCAAGCGGAGGCCCTCCACATTGGGGATGTACACTTTTCTGTCAAGCCGGGTTCCAGCACCTCCTCTCCCAAGCTCCACTCCAGCGCCGCGGTGCACCGGCTCAAGAAAGACATCCGGCGATGCCACCGCATGTCCCGGCGCCCCTTGCCCCGCCCGGACCCCCAGAATGGTGGCAGCATGGGTGGCGGGGCCGGCATCCGCCCTCCCGTCTCTCCCTTCTCGGAGACCGTCCGCATCATCAACCGGAAGGTGAAACCCCGGGAGCCCAAGCGCAGCCGCATCATCCTCAACCTCAAGGTCATTGACAAAGGTGGGAAGCCAGCCAATGGAGCAGGGGGCCTGGCTCGGCCCAAAATCCCCTCCCGAAACCGCGTCATAGGCAAGAGCAAAAAGTTCAGCGAGAGCGTCCTCCGCACCCAGATCCGCCACATGAAGTTCGGCGCCTTCTCGCTCTACAATAAGCCCTCCGCTGCTCCCACCCCATCTCTGGAGAGCAAAGGGGAGGCTGAAGGCTCCCAGGCAGCCTCCTGTGGGCTCATTATGGGCTCTACCCCCTATGAtgcccccagctccagctcctctggctGCCCGTCGCCTGCTCCCCACTCCTCCTCTGACCCAGATGATTCCCCTCCGAAGCTGCTTCCCGAGACCCTCAGCCCAGCCATCCCTGACTGGCGTGAGTCAGAGGTTCTCGACCTCTCGATCCCACCCGAGTCGGCTGCCACCAGCAAGCGTTCTCCTCCGGGAGGGTGTGGTGGGGGGCAGACGCCCTCCTTGTCCCTTTCATCTTCTGACCCGGAGCAGGAGGCCGGCGACTGGCGTCCTGAGATGTCCCCTTGCTCTAACGTGGTGGTCACGGATGTCACCAGCAACCTCCTCACTGTCACCATCAAGGAGTTCTGCAACGCGGAGGATTTTGAGAAGGTGGCGGCAGGCGGTGGCGGTGGAGGCAGCAAGTGA